AGTTCTAAAAAATGTCAGTCCAACCCTGCATCCTGTAAATGTGCCTGGTCCTAAATTAATGTAAAAATCACTAAAATCTGAAATTTTTAGATTATTTTTTGACAAAATATTAGCAACTAATTCAGGAAGCAAATCAGCTTTATTTTTAATTTCGACTATATTAGAATCGACTAGGTCGAAATTTTTGTCAAAAATTGCTAAAACTAGATTTTGACTTACAGTATCAATAAAAAATTTCATAATTAAAACTATATTTTAATATAAAATTTGTTTTTAACTATAAACATTAGAACGAAATTCTGCAGGGTATCTTCTTCATGTCAAAAAGTATTTTTTTGGCTTATCGGGTTGAAAATTTACATTAGAAACTCTAATTCGGTATTGGCCGTCTTCAAATGCTTTAAAGCTAATTTTGTCAAACGGACTTATATCCGAGTTTGCTTCAATAATTTTTTGTCAACTTCCACGATAAATTTCGATTGAAATATCAAAATCATTTACTTTATAATTTGGCTGACCATAAAGTAAATCACTCACTCCATCACGGAGTGTTTTACCAAAATTATAAAAAAAACCTTTAAATCCCGATAAGTATTCGCCCACAACTTCTTTTTCAGAAAATTTATCATGAAAAACAAGTGCTGAAAATTTTTGATCTTTTAAAAGTTCAAAAGGCTCACTTACATAATCATTTCCATCATAATTATTGTATAAATAATTACCTTGTTCCAGAGTAAAATAGGCATCTTTGTAATTTATAAACCCAAAACCTTCGGTTGAATGGACACCATTAAATCCTAAATTGCTATTTTCCGATGGTTGAGCCGTTAATGATAAAGCTGAAATTATTTTTAAATTCCTTTCTTTTAAGTTTTCATAAGAGTCAAAACTTGATGAAAGTCCACTAAAAATAGCGGCAATTAGGAAAGCTGAGTAAAATTGTATGTTTGAATCACGAATATTTAACTGATAGGCAAATTTTAATTCTGGAAGTATAAAGTGGTTTGATTTTACCACTCCAGTGCTATTTCCAAAATTTTTTACATAATTAAAAAGTCGCGAATCTTTCTTAAATCTGTCGTCTTGTTTTGCAAAAATGCTGAAATTACTATTAATTTCATCGCCTGGAATTCTACTTCCGTCAAAAAAATTTATTATTCCAGTTTTATCGCTTCAAAAATCAAGAAAATCTCCAAATTTTATTAAGTCTCTCCCATTTGTAAAAAACTCGTTTAAAAAAGTTCTTTTTTCTTTGTACAAGTGCAAAACCATCTCGACCCCAACGGTTTCAAAGTGTGCAATCCCTTTAGCTCATTGTTCCTTTGTTTTAAAACGGTAAATAATTAAATTTGAATTAGGTGCAAAAAACTGAAAAATTTTTTGCAAATTGTTAAAATCATTGTTATTTTCGTCCCCGTTTTCTTCAATAAAAACTCCAACTTTAACATTTCTATTTACTTTATTTAAATTTGCATCGAAATTTAAGTTTGAGGCAAGCCCCTTAAAATCAAAACTTGAGTTTTGATACTGGTGAAAATCACTAGATTTTTGACTAAAAAGTAAAAAAGGACTTAATATTGTTAAACCTGGCAAAATAAGTCGCTTAAAAATTCCCTTAATTTTCATCATGATCACCTTCTTCTTTTTCCTCACACATAATTAAATAATTGGCTACTTTTTGGGTAAAAAAAATAAAAACGACACTTTTTTCCTAAATTTTTCCTTTTTTGTAAATAATCGATTAAAATAAAGTATAATTAAATAAAATTTTTTGAGATAACATGAAGTCAACTATTCTAATTAAACTTTCGGGTGAAAGTCTTGCTAACAAACAAAAATCACTCGCAATTGATTATGAACTTGTCGGTCGAATTGGCCATCAACTTAAAGAAATTCAAAAATTAGGTTATAAAATTTTAATTGTGATTGGCGGTGGAAATTTTTGGCGTGGAACTTCCGCTGCAAAAAATGGAATAAATCGAAATACTGCAGATTATATTGGCATGCTAGGGACGGTAATGAATGGACTAGCCCTTGATTCAGTTTTTCGCGATTTGAAAATTAAAACTCGCGTTTTGTCTTCAATGAGTTTGGATCCTCGAATTTGTGAGTATTTTGTTCGAGAAAAAGCTATTAAATATCTCTCAGATGGTCATGTTTTAATTCTTGTCGGTGGAACAGGTCGTCCATTTTTTACAACAGACAGTGCCGCTACCCTTTTTGCTTCTGAAATGGATGCAAATTTAATTCTAGTTGGTAAAAATAATGTAAACGGGGTTTTTGATTCTGATCCTAAAATTAATCCAAATGCAATAAGATATGATAAAATTACTTATGATCAAGTTATTGAAAAAAATCTGAAAGTGATGGATTCAACAGCCTTTTCCATGGCGCGCGATAACAAGATTCGACTATTAATTTTTGACATTAAAGAAGAAAACAGCATAGTTAAATTAATAAAAGGTCAAATCAAACATACGGAGGTCTATTAAAATGAAATCTGAAATTGA
Above is a window of Mesomycoplasma ovipneumoniae DNA encoding:
- the pyrH gene encoding UMP kinase gives rise to the protein MKSTILIKLSGESLANKQKSLAIDYELVGRIGHQLKEIQKLGYKILIVIGGGNFWRGTSAAKNGINRNTADYIGMLGTVMNGLALDSVFRDLKIKTRVLSSMSLDPRICEYFVREKAIKYLSDGHVLILVGGTGRPFFTTDSAATLFASEMDANLILVGKNNVNGVFDSDPKINPNAIRYDKITYDQVIEKNLKVMDSTAFSMARDNKIRLLIFDIKEENSIVKLIKGQIKHTEVY